The DNA region GGCCACGACTTCAACATCGGCTCGGTGGTGCGCACGGCCAACGCCTTCCTCGCCAAGGAGATCCACATCGTGGGCCGGCGGCGCTGGAACCGGCGGGGCGCGATGGTCACCGATCGCTACCAGCACGTGCGTCACCATCCGGACACCGCCGACCTGACCGCATGGGCGGCCGCCGAGGGGCTGCCGATCATCGGAATCGACAACCTTCCCGGTGCCGTGCCCCTGGAACGCACGGAACTGCCCAGGCGGTGCGTGCTGCTGTTCGGGCAGGAAGGCCCGGGGCTGACGGAGGAAGCCCGCGAGCACGCGACGATGGTGTGCTCCATCGCGCAGTTCGGCTCCACACGTTCGATCAACGCGGGTGCGGCGGCGGCCATCGCCATGCATGCGTGGGTGCAGCGATACGCGGATATTCCTGAGCCCCCGAGCGCGTGACGGGCGGACCGTCGCCCGGCCCCCGCTCCACCGGCCGCCGCGCATCGCCTTGCTGCCACGGCGGGGCAAGGCGCTACGCGGCGGTGCGTCAGGCCTGGCGGCGGACCTCCACCACGCGGAAACGGTTGGACACGAACGCGCCGTCGCACAGGGCCGCATTGGCAGCAGGATTGCCGCCCGAGCCGTGGAAGTCGGAGAACGCCGCGGTCTGGTTGACGTACACCCCGCCCGTGAGATTCAGCGAGAGCTGAGCCGATTCGTCGAAACAGACGTCCTCCACCGCCCGCTCCACCTCCGGGGACGTGGTGTACGCGCCCACCGTCATCGCGCCCTGTTCCCGGACGGTGCGGCGCAGCAGGTCGAGTGCGGCGGTCGTCGATTCGACGGCGACCGCGAACGAAACCGGCCCGAAGCACTCGGAGAGGTAGGCGGCCCCGTCGTCGGGCTTGGTGCCGTCGAACTTGACGAGCACCGGCGTCCGCACGACCGCGTCAGGGAAGTCCGGGTTGGCCACCGCCCGGGAGGCGAGGGCGACCTCGCCCAGTTCCCCGGCCGCTTCAAGACGCGCCTGCACGTCCGGGTTGACCAGGGCGCCGAGCAGTCCGTTGGCGCGGGCGTCGTCACCGAGGAGTCCGCTCACGGCCTCGGCGACGTCCGTCACCACGTCCTCGTAGGTCTTGGGGCCCGCGTCGGTCGTCACGCCGTCCCGGGGGATGAGCAGGTTCTGCGGGGTGGTGCACATCTGACCGCTGTAGAGGGAGAGGGAGAAGGCCAGGTTGGAGAGCATGCCCCGGTAGTTGTCGGTGGAGTCGACGACGATCGTGTTGACGCCGGCCTTCTCCGTGTAGACCTGGGCCTGCCTGGCGTTGGCCTCCAGCCAGTCACCGAAGGCGGTGGAACCCGTGTAGTCGATGATCTTGATCTCGGGTCGTACCGCCAGGGTCTTGGCGATGCCCTCACC from Streptomyces sp. B1I3 includes:
- a CDS encoding TrmH family RNA methyltransferase; protein product: MTSETGSAEEPQVAAGPDPSEGPDRPTGTDASTEPIQYDDGYGNEIGVGPHPLPWPEGERYDAELLARGDRRNVGDAYRYWTREAIVADLDLRRHDFHVAVENWGHDFNIGSVVRTANAFLAKEIHIVGRRRWNRRGAMVTDRYQHVRHHPDTADLTAWAAAEGLPIIGIDNLPGAVPLERTELPRRCVLLFGQEGPGLTEEAREHATMVCSIAQFGSTRSINAGAAAAIAMHAWVQRYADIPEPPSA
- the paaN gene encoding phenylacetic acid degradation protein PaaN, translating into MAAELSPEKLSETHRPTLDQALDAIRTRAYWSPHPEHPKAYGEGGLPGSLGAAEGKAAFDAVLNTRLDLGQPGTDGWTGGEVSPYGPELGVEYPHVDPDVLLPAMHAAMSDWRAAGPETRALVCLEILARISARTHELAHAVMHTSGQAFVMAFQAGGPHAQDRGLEAVAYAYAEQTRTPSAADWSKPQGKRDPLELHKSYTAVGRGISLLIGCNTFPTWNGYPGLFASLATGNPVLVKPHPRAVLPLALTVQLAREVLSEAGFDPNLVALAAERPGEGIAKTLAVRPEIKIIDYTGSTAFGDWLEANARQAQVYTEKAGVNTIVVDSTDNYRGMLSNLAFSLSLYSGQMCTTPQNLLIPRDGVTTDAGPKTYEDVVTDVAEAVSGLLGDDARANGLLGALVNPDVQARLEAAGELGEVALASRAVANPDFPDAVVRTPVLVKFDGTKPDDGAAYLSECFGPVSFAVAVESTTAALDLLRRTVREQGAMTVGAYTTSPEVERAVEDVCFDESAQLSLNLTGGVYVNQTAAFSDFHGSGGNPAANAALCDGAFVSNRFRVVEVRRQA